A single window of Nicotiana tomentosiformis chromosome 1, ASM39032v3, whole genome shotgun sequence DNA harbors:
- the LOC104089158 gene encoding transcription factor GTE11-like isoform X2, with the protein MVLVYTCQPDQVTGNIMGCGGRKRKISITNFDAKKELEKDDNKKLRAAMLKQRYADLILKSQQQELDEKEKKTDLWEKRFQEALAKSQRKRDRMAARFAIDNIKRTVDFDDNLQAERDFLIMTGGATSYWSAVYSDVNSFFFVCWRSVGGYYTHFALSQPQVYVMV; encoded by the exons ATGGTGTTGGTTTATACTTGTCAGCCAGACCAAGTTACAGGGAATATTATGGGCTGCGGCGGCAGAAAGAGGAAGATCTCGATTACCAACTTTGATGCTAAAAAGGAGTTGGAAAAGGACGACAACAAAAAGCTTCGGGCAGCGATGCTTAAGCAACGCTACGCTGATTTGATATTGAAATCCCAGCAACAAGAGTTGgatgaaaaagagaagaaaactgACCTGTGGGAGAAGCGGTTCCAAGAAGCGTTAGCAAAGTCTCAGCGGAAGAGAGATCGAATGGCGGCCCGGTTCGCTATTGATAACATCAAAAGGACCGTCGACTTTGACGATAATCTGCAGGCTGAGAGAGATTTCTTGATCATGACCGGTGGCGCAACAAGTTATTG GAGTGCAGTGTATTCAGACGTGAACTCCTTTTTTTTTGTATGCTGGCGATCTGTTGGAGGTTATTACACACACTTTGCACTCTCTCAACCCCAAGTCTACGTGATGGTTTAG
- the LOC104089158 gene encoding transcription factor GTE11-like isoform X1 has protein sequence MVLVYTCQPDQVTGNIMGCGGRKRKISITNFDAKKELEKDDNKKLRAAMLKQRYADLILKSQQQELDEKEKKTDLWEKRFQEALAKSQRKRDRMAARFAIDNIKRTVDFDDNLQAERDFLIMTGGATSYCLFYRSAVYSDVNSFFFVCWRSVGGYYTHFALSQPQVYVMV, from the exons ATGGTGTTGGTTTATACTTGTCAGCCAGACCAAGTTACAGGGAATATTATGGGCTGCGGCGGCAGAAAGAGGAAGATCTCGATTACCAACTTTGATGCTAAAAAGGAGTTGGAAAAGGACGACAACAAAAAGCTTCGGGCAGCGATGCTTAAGCAACGCTACGCTGATTTGATATTGAAATCCCAGCAACAAGAGTTGgatgaaaaagagaagaaaactgACCTGTGGGAGAAGCGGTTCCAAGAAGCGTTAGCAAAGTCTCAGCGGAAGAGAGATCGAATGGCGGCCCGGTTCGCTATTGATAACATCAAAAGGACCGTCGACTTTGACGATAATCTGCAGGCTGAGAGAGATTTCTTGATCATGACCGGTGGCGCAACAAGTTATTG TTTGTTCTATAGGAGTGCAGTGTATTCAGACGTGAACTCCTTTTTTTTTGTATGCTGGCGATCTGTTGGAGGTTATTACACACACTTTGCACTCTCTCAACCCCAAGTCTACGTGATGGTTTAG